From the Streptomyces syringium genome, one window contains:
- a CDS encoding dynamin family protein, with protein sequence MDVRPRLLDALSALRDRVDAARFPLPLPGAARARRNRAELLAQLDDYLVPRLCAPEAPLLAVVGGSTGAGKSTLVNSLVGRRVTEAGVLRPTTRTPVLVCHPDDHHWFAGPRILPELRRVWVPAQDTMVREAFSVFEGDGPAGLQEEADDLGGGADEPAALRIETDRSLPRGLALLDAPDIDSLVTRNRELAAELICAADIWVLVTTATRYADAVPWHLLRTAKEYDVTLVTVLDRVPHQVSVEVSRQYGALLEAAGLGDVPRFTIPELPESAGGGSGLLPATAVAGLHAWLAQRAQDPAARTVATARTVRGVLASLQSRLPGLAGASAVQHAAAVRLLQRVEDAYGRAVERVRRETAAGEALAGDALTHWRGQPLDSTPDELLTALTGSLTALLCCAADAADEDIATACGADPAAAAALTPRDPDGAAGRIGVAARRWRRCLEEIAEEEVRALERAASVDTERVAALLAAGLLGGRRARTAGETLAETLGAQGALRLRDRGGQLLAECLQQVLHAERDRRTAPLDALDVTPDSQVELIAALSVLQKER encoded by the coding sequence TTGGACGTACGGCCCCGACTGCTCGACGCGCTGTCCGCACTGCGTGACCGTGTCGACGCCGCACGCTTCCCGCTCCCCCTTCCCGGCGCCGCCCGCGCCCGTCGAAACCGTGCCGAACTCCTGGCGCAGCTCGACGACTACCTCGTGCCCCGCCTGTGCGCCCCCGAAGCGCCCTTGCTCGCCGTTGTCGGGGGATCCACCGGGGCCGGCAAGTCCACGCTGGTCAACTCCCTGGTGGGCCGTCGGGTCACTGAGGCCGGGGTCCTGCGGCCGACAACCCGCACGCCAGTTCTCGTCTGCCACCCCGACGACCACCACTGGTTCGCCGGGCCGCGGATCCTGCCGGAGCTGCGCCGGGTGTGGGTGCCGGCCCAGGACACCATGGTCCGGGAAGCGTTCAGCGTGTTCGAGGGGGACGGCCCGGCCGGGCTCCAGGAGGAGGCGGACGACCTCGGTGGCGGGGCCGACGAACCCGCCGCCCTGCGGATCGAGACCGACCGGTCCCTGCCGCGCGGCCTCGCCCTCCTCGACGCCCCCGACATCGACTCCCTCGTCACCCGCAATCGTGAACTCGCCGCCGAGCTGATCTGCGCCGCCGACATCTGGGTACTCGTCACCACCGCCACCCGGTACGCCGATGCGGTGCCCTGGCACCTGCTGCGGACCGCCAAGGAGTACGACGTCACCCTCGTCACCGTGCTGGACCGGGTGCCGCACCAGGTGTCCGTCGAGGTGTCCCGGCAGTACGGGGCCCTGCTGGAGGCCGCCGGGCTCGGGGACGTACCCCGCTTCACCATCCCGGAGCTCCCCGAGTCCGCCGGCGGGGGCAGCGGACTGCTGCCCGCCACCGCCGTCGCGGGGCTGCACGCCTGGCTCGCCCAGCGGGCCCAGGACCCCGCGGCCCGCACCGTCGCCACCGCCCGCACCGTCCGCGGCGTGCTCGCGTCGCTCCAGTCACGGCTGCCCGGTCTCGCCGGGGCCTCGGCCGTCCAGCACGCCGCGGCCGTGCGACTGCTCCAGCGGGTGGAGGACGCGTACGGGCGGGCCGTCGAGCGCGTACGGCGGGAGACCGCCGCCGGCGAAGCACTCGCGGGCGACGCCCTCACCCACTGGCGCGGCCAGCCGCTCGACAGCACCCCGGACGAACTGCTCACCGCCCTCACCGGCTCCCTCACCGCCCTTCTGTGCTGCGCGGCCGACGCCGCCGACGAGGACATCGCCACGGCCTGCGGTGCCGACCCCGCCGCCGCGGCCGCCCTCACCCCCCGCGACCCGGACGGCGCCGCCGGCCGGATCGGCGTGGCCGCCCGCCGCTGGCGGCGCTGCCTGGAGGAGATCGCGGAGGAGGAGGTACGGGCCCTGGAGCGCGCCGCGTCCGTCGACACCGAGCGCGTCGCCGCCCTCCTCGCCGCGGGCCTGCTGGGCGGCCGTCGTGCCCGTACGGCCGGGGAGACGCTCGCCGAGACGCTCGGGGCGCAGGGCGCGCTGCGACTGCGCGACCGGGGCGGGCAGTTGCTGGCCGAATGCCTGCAGCAGGTGCTCCACGCCGAGCGGGACCGGCGGACCGCCCCCCTCGACGCCCTCGACGTGACCCCCGACTCCCAGGTCGAGCTCATCGCCGCGCTGTCCGTACTGCAGAAGGAAAGGTGA
- a CDS encoding acyl-CoA carboxylase subunit epsilon, producing MSSDYLVRVERGRASEEEVAALTAVLLARAAAGSGGRGRGGGQHASSARWRRLERTQGFRAPHSWQR from the coding sequence ATGAGCAGTGATTACCTCGTCCGTGTCGAGCGGGGCCGGGCGAGCGAGGAGGAGGTCGCCGCTCTCACAGCGGTGCTGCTGGCCCGCGCCGCCGCCGGGAGCGGCGGGCGGGGCCGGGGCGGCGGGCAGCACGCCTCCTCGGCGCGGTGGCGGCGGCTGGAGCGTACGCAGGGCTTCCGCGCCCCGCACAGCTGGCAGCGTTGA
- a CDS encoding chaplin produces MSRITKAAVLTATMGAALAGFSGGAVADSGAKGVAAGSPGIVSGNVIQVPIHVPINLCGNTIDIIALLNSTNGNTCVNA; encoded by the coding sequence ATGTCACGTATCACCAAGGCAGCAGTCCTGACCGCCACCATGGGCGCCGCTCTCGCCGGCTTCAGCGGCGGCGCCGTCGCCGACTCGGGCGCCAAGGGTGTCGCCGCCGGGTCCCCGGGCATCGTCTCGGGCAACGTCATCCAGGTGCCCATCCACGTGCCGATCAACCTCTGCGGCAACACCATCGACATCATCGCGCTGCTGAACTCGACGAACGGCAACACCTGCGTCAACGCCTGA
- a CDS encoding styrene monooxygenase/indole monooxygenase family protein: MRRIAIVGAGQAGLQLALGLRAEGAYEVTVVTDRTPERIRAGRVMSTQLMFGPALALERAAGLNLWDDAAPPVEGMSMASIDPPGARIRSLAARLDTPARSVDQRLKTARWLELFEERGGRVEYRAVTPADLADLASAHDLTVVASGRGALAETFARDDRHSPYDRPQRALACVYLHGVGRGPELPGPHGRLYSAGDAGEFFVLPALVAEGPCHILFWEGRPGGPLDCWQDRPDPEATLKRSLELLRRYAPWEYELCAKAEPTDAGAALFGAVTPTVRRPVAEVAPGRHVLGMADAVVLNDPVTGQGSNSAARCAAGYLRSVTDRGEEPFDRAWMSGTFAAFWEHARHVTAFTNLMLGPRPEHVRRVLTAAAGHPEVAHRYVNGYADPAGFQEWLTDPDRADAYLAAIGSATVRR, from the coding sequence ATGCGCAGGATCGCGATCGTCGGAGCGGGGCAGGCGGGGCTGCAACTGGCCCTGGGACTGCGGGCCGAGGGGGCGTACGAAGTGACCGTGGTCACGGACCGGACGCCGGAGCGGATCCGGGCCGGGCGGGTCATGTCCACGCAGCTGATGTTCGGCCCCGCGCTCGCCCTGGAGCGGGCGGCGGGTCTGAATCTGTGGGACGACGCGGCCCCGCCCGTGGAGGGCATGTCGATGGCCTCGATCGACCCGCCGGGCGCGCGGATCCGCTCCCTGGCCGCCCGCCTCGACACGCCCGCCCGGTCCGTCGACCAGCGGCTCAAGACGGCCCGCTGGCTGGAGCTGTTCGAGGAGCGCGGCGGCCGGGTGGAGTACCGGGCCGTCACCCCGGCGGACCTCGCGGACCTCGCCTCGGCCCACGATCTGACGGTGGTCGCCTCCGGTCGCGGCGCCCTCGCCGAGACCTTCGCGCGCGACGACCGCCACAGCCCCTACGACCGCCCCCAGCGCGCCCTGGCCTGCGTCTATCTGCACGGCGTCGGGCGCGGCCCGGAGCTGCCCGGCCCGCACGGGCGGCTGTACTCCGCCGGGGACGCGGGCGAGTTCTTCGTGCTGCCCGCCCTGGTCGCCGAGGGCCCGTGCCACATCCTGTTCTGGGAGGGGCGCCCCGGCGGTCCGCTGGACTGCTGGCAGGACCGCCCGGACCCGGAGGCGACGCTGAAGCGGTCGCTGGAGCTGCTCCGGCGGTACGCGCCCTGGGAGTACGAGCTGTGCGCGAAGGCCGAGCCGACGGACGCGGGCGCGGCGCTCTTCGGCGCGGTCACCCCGACGGTCCGCCGGCCGGTCGCCGAGGTCGCCCCGGGCCGGCACGTGCTCGGCATGGCGGACGCGGTGGTCCTCAACGACCCGGTCACCGGGCAGGGCTCGAACAGCGCGGCCCGCTGCGCGGCGGGCTACCTCCGCTCGGTCACGGACCGGGGCGAGGAGCCCTTCGACCGGGCCTGGATGAGCGGGACGTTCGCGGCGTTCTGGGAGCACGCGCGGCACGTCACCGCCTTCACCAACCTCATGCTGGGTCCACGGCCCGAGCACGTGCGCCGCGTGCTGACGGCGGCGGCCGGCCATCCGGAGGTCGCCCACCGGTACGTGAACGGCTACGCGGATCCGGCCGGTTTCCAGGAGTGGCTGACGGACCCCGACCGCGCCGACGCCTATCTGGCGGCGATCGGTTCCGCCACGGTGCGGCGGTAG
- the crcB gene encoding fluoride efflux transporter CrcB encodes MDRPGPAGTIEPIDPDVEAEDVRGTVRDHWPVLCAVSVGGGLGAAARYGAGLLWPTASGAFPWTTFGINLVGCALIGVVLTVVSRLAVPHPLLRPFLATGILGGFTTFSTYAVDIRQLLADGRTATALAYAAATPLAALAAVWATATATRRLFDRVTRREAAA; translated from the coding sequence GTGGACCGGCCCGGACCAGCGGGAACGATCGAGCCGATCGACCCCGACGTCGAAGCCGAGGACGTGCGCGGCACGGTCCGTGACCACTGGCCGGTGCTCTGCGCGGTGTCGGTGGGCGGCGGACTGGGCGCCGCCGCGCGCTACGGCGCGGGGCTGCTGTGGCCGACGGCGAGCGGCGCCTTCCCGTGGACGACGTTCGGGATCAACCTCGTCGGCTGCGCGCTGATCGGCGTCGTCCTGACCGTGGTGTCCCGGCTCGCCGTGCCCCACCCGCTGCTGCGGCCCTTCCTCGCCACGGGGATCCTGGGCGGTTTCACCACGTTCTCCACGTATGCGGTGGACATCCGGCAGCTGCTGGCGGACGGCCGTACGGCGACCGCCCTGGCCTATGCGGCGGCCACCCCGCTCGCGGCGCTGGCGGCGGTGTGGGCGACGGCCACCGCGACCCGCCGTCTGTTCGACCGCGTGACGCGCCGGGAGGCCGCGGCGTGA
- the crcB gene encoding fluoride efflux transporter CrcB, which yields MTWLFVITGAMVGAPLRYLTDRAVQSRHASAFPWGTFTVNVTGSLVLGLLTGATAEVHLALGTGLCGALTTYSTFSYETLRLAEEGRRAYAVANVAASVACGLGAACAGAALVGAG from the coding sequence GTGACCTGGCTGTTCGTCATCACCGGTGCGATGGTGGGCGCTCCCCTGCGCTATCTCACCGACCGCGCCGTCCAGTCCCGCCACGCCTCCGCCTTCCCCTGGGGCACGTTCACGGTCAACGTCACCGGCTCCCTCGTCCTCGGCCTCCTCACCGGCGCGACGGCCGAGGTCCACCTGGCCCTGGGCACGGGACTGTGCGGGGCGCTCACGACGTACTCGACGTTCAGTTACGAGACCTTGCGGCTGGCGGAGGAGGGAAGGCGCGCGTACGCGGTGGCGAACGTCGCCGCGAGCGTGGCCTGCGGCCTGGGCGCGGCCTGCGCGGGGGCGGCGCTGGTGGGGGCGGGCTGA
- a CDS encoding LysR family transcriptional regulator — protein MQLQQLRYFATVAEVRHFTRAAEALHVAQPSLSQQIRALERELGAELFHRARGNITLTDAGEALLPLARRILADTETAHREVQEVARLRRGRVRLGAPPSLCASLVPDVLRTYHARYPGIELLIDEGGSRDLVRTLAAGGLDLALIITPLAVGAPALATTELLHEDLVAVSDPASPAPTRRRALKVADLRELPMVMFRRGYDLREITTAACRAAGFDPSFTVEGGEMDAVLGFVRAGLGLAVVPGMVAARSGLRVTPFDDPRMRRTIAIAHRKDATPPRAARELRRVLLEHLAAEPEG, from the coding sequence GTGCAACTCCAGCAGCTCCGCTACTTCGCCACGGTCGCCGAGGTCCGGCACTTCACCCGGGCCGCGGAGGCGCTGCACGTCGCCCAGCCGTCGCTCTCCCAGCAGATCCGCGCCCTGGAACGGGAGCTGGGCGCCGAGCTCTTCCACCGCGCCCGGGGCAACATCACGCTCACCGACGCGGGCGAGGCACTGCTGCCGCTCGCCCGGCGGATCCTCGCCGACACCGAGACCGCGCACCGCGAGGTCCAGGAGGTCGCCCGGCTGCGCCGGGGCCGGGTCCGCCTCGGCGCGCCGCCCAGCCTGTGCGCGAGCCTGGTGCCGGACGTGCTGCGCACGTACCACGCCCGCTACCCCGGCATCGAGCTCCTCATCGACGAGGGCGGCTCGCGGGACCTCGTCCGCACCCTCGCCGCCGGCGGACTCGACCTGGCCCTGATCATCACCCCGCTGGCCGTGGGCGCCCCGGCCCTCGCGACCACCGAACTCCTCCACGAGGACCTGGTCGCCGTCTCCGACCCCGCCTCACCCGCCCCGACCCGGCGCCGGGCGCTGAAGGTGGCGGACCTGCGGGAACTGCCGATGGTGATGTTCCGCCGCGGCTACGACCTGCGGGAGATCACCACGGCTGCCTGCCGCGCGGCCGGCTTCGACCCCTCGTTCACCGTCGAGGGCGGCGAGATGGACGCGGTCCTCGGCTTCGTCCGCGCGGGCCTCGGCCTCGCCGTCGTCCCCGGCATGGTCGCGGCCCGCTCGGGCCTGCGCGTCACCCCCTTCGACGACCCCCGCATGCGCCGCACGATCGCCATCGCCCACCGCAAGGACGCGACCCCGCCCCGCGCGGCACGCGAGCTGCGGCGGGTGCTGCTGGAGCACCTGGCGGCGGAGCCGGAGGGGTGA
- a CDS encoding succinate dehydrogenase cytochrome b subunit — protein MALATRTERPPSLIGTVWHSTVGKKAVMAVTGLIMLAYLVAHMMGNLKVFFGAGEFNHYGHWIRTVGEPFLHREWFLWAARVALSVSVVLHGVAAYQLSRRDRAARPVKYRHTPRRASYATRTMRWGGVILALFIVWHILDLTTLTVNPNAQQGRPYENLVASFDRPAVTAFYIVAVLALGLHIRHGFWSAAQTLGAGSPRRDRALKFLANALAALLTCGFLAPPVGVLTGVVS, from the coding sequence ATGGCACTGGCGACCCGGACGGAGCGGCCTCCGTCCCTCATCGGCACCGTGTGGCACTCGACCGTCGGCAAGAAGGCGGTCATGGCCGTCACCGGTTTGATCATGCTGGCGTACCTGGTCGCCCACATGATGGGCAATCTGAAGGTCTTCTTCGGGGCCGGGGAGTTCAACCACTACGGGCACTGGATCCGCACCGTCGGCGAACCGTTCCTGCACCGGGAGTGGTTCCTGTGGGCGGCGCGGGTGGCGCTCAGCGTCTCCGTCGTCCTGCACGGCGTGGCCGCGTACCAGCTCAGCCGCCGCGACCGCGCCGCCCGCCCGGTGAAGTACCGGCACACGCCGCGGCGCGCGAGCTACGCGACCCGCACGATGCGCTGGGGCGGGGTGATCCTCGCCCTGTTCATCGTCTGGCACATCCTCGACCTCACCACCCTCACCGTGAACCCCAACGCCCAGCAGGGCCGCCCGTACGAGAACCTCGTCGCGTCCTTCGACCGGCCGGCCGTCACGGCCTTCTACATCGTCGCCGTGCTCGCCCTCGGTCTGCACATCCGGCACGGCTTCTGGAGCGCCGCGCAGACCCTCGGCGCCGGCTCGCCGCGCCGCGACCGCGCGCTGAAGTTCCTGGCCAACGCCCTGGCAGCCCTGCTGACCTGTGGTTTCCTCGCCCCGCCCGTGGGCGTCCTGACGGGAGTCGTGAGCTGA
- a CDS encoding fumarate reductase/succinate dehydrogenase flavoprotein subunit, which yields MSEYLDYGVGAPVTDTKAPEGPIAERWDRRRFDARLVNPANRRKHTVIVVGTGLAGGAAGATLAEQGYRVVQFCYQDSPRRAHSIAAQGGINAAKNYRNDGDSIHRLFYDTVKGGDFRARESNVHRLAQVSVEIIDQCVAQGVPFAREYGGLLDTRSFGGVQVSRTFYARGQTGQQLLLGAYQALTRQIAAGGVEMHPRTEMLDLIVIDGRARGIVARDLVTGEVSSYFADAVVLASGGYGNVFYLSTNAKNSNATAAWRAHRRGAYFANPCFTQIHPTCIPRSGDHQSKLTLMSESLRNDGRIWVPKAKGDTRPAARIPEDERDYYLERIYPAFGNLVPRDIASRAAKNVCDEGRGVGPGGQGVYLDFADAIARMGRKAVEEKYGNLFEMYERITAENPYEVPMRIYPAIHYTMGGLWVDYDLQSTVPGLFAIGEANFSDHGANRLGASALMQGLADGYFVLPATINDYLARHPHEPVDPGHPAVTEAVTDVTTRLRRLLENDGDRTPDSFHRELGELLWDECGMARTDSGLRKALGRIPSLREEFWRRIKVPGTGEQLNQSLEKANRIVDYLELAELMCLDALHRTESCGGHFREESATPEGEAARKDEEFAYAAAWEFTGTGTAPVLHKEELRFEYVHPIQRSYA from the coding sequence ATGTCCGAATACCTGGACTACGGTGTCGGCGCGCCCGTCACCGACACCAAGGCCCCCGAGGGCCCGATAGCCGAGCGCTGGGACCGCCGCCGCTTCGACGCCAGGCTCGTCAACCCCGCCAACCGGCGCAAGCACACCGTGATCGTCGTCGGCACCGGTCTCGCGGGCGGCGCGGCGGGGGCCACACTGGCCGAACAGGGCTATCGCGTGGTGCAGTTCTGCTACCAGGACTCGCCGCGCCGCGCCCACTCCATCGCCGCCCAGGGCGGCATCAACGCCGCCAAGAACTACCGCAACGACGGCGACTCCATCCACCGGCTCTTCTACGACACCGTCAAGGGCGGCGACTTCCGCGCCCGCGAGTCCAATGTGCACCGCCTCGCCCAGGTCTCCGTCGAGATCATCGACCAGTGCGTGGCCCAGGGCGTGCCCTTCGCCCGCGAGTACGGCGGGCTGCTGGACACCCGCTCCTTCGGCGGCGTCCAGGTCTCCCGCACCTTCTACGCCCGTGGCCAGACCGGGCAGCAACTGCTGCTCGGCGCGTACCAGGCGCTCACCCGGCAGATCGCGGCGGGCGGCGTCGAGATGCACCCGCGCACCGAGATGCTCGACCTGATCGTCATCGACGGCCGGGCACGCGGCATCGTCGCCCGGGACCTGGTCACGGGCGAGGTCTCCAGCTACTTCGCGGACGCCGTGGTGCTGGCCTCCGGCGGTTACGGCAACGTCTTCTACCTCTCCACCAACGCCAAGAACTCCAACGCCACGGCCGCCTGGCGGGCCCACCGGCGCGGCGCGTACTTCGCCAACCCCTGCTTCACCCAGATCCACCCCACCTGCATCCCGCGCTCCGGTGACCACCAGTCCAAGCTGACGCTGATGAGCGAGTCGCTGCGCAACGACGGCCGCATCTGGGTGCCGAAGGCGAAGGGCGACACCCGGCCCGCCGCGCGGATCCCCGAGGACGAGCGCGACTACTACCTGGAGCGGATCTACCCCGCCTTCGGCAATCTCGTCCCGCGCGACATCGCCTCCCGCGCCGCGAAGAACGTCTGCGACGAGGGCCGTGGCGTGGGTCCGGGCGGGCAGGGCGTCTACCTCGACTTCGCCGACGCGATCGCCCGGATGGGCCGCAAGGCCGTCGAGGAGAAGTACGGCAACCTCTTCGAGATGTACGAGCGGATCACCGCCGAGAACCCGTACGAGGTGCCGATGCGCATCTATCCGGCGATCCACTACACGATGGGCGGCCTCTGGGTCGACTACGACCTCCAGAGCACCGTCCCCGGTCTCTTCGCGATCGGCGAGGCCAACTTCTCCGACCACGGCGCCAACCGGCTCGGCGCCTCGGCCCTCATGCAGGGCCTGGCCGACGGCTACTTCGTCCTGCCCGCCACCATCAACGACTACCTCGCCCGCCACCCGCACGAGCCGGTCGACCCCGGGCACCCGGCGGTCACCGAAGCCGTCACCGACGTCACCACCCGGCTGCGGCGCCTGCTGGAGAACGACGGCGACCGCACCCCCGACTCCTTCCACCGCGAGCTGGGCGAGCTCCTGTGGGACGAGTGCGGCATGGCCCGCACCGACAGCGGACTGCGCAAGGCGCTGGGCCGCATCCCGTCGCTGCGCGAGGAGTTCTGGCGGCGGATCAAGGTCCCGGGCACGGGCGAGCAGCTCAACCAGTCGCTGGAGAAGGCGAACCGGATCGTCGACTACCTGGAGCTCGCCGAGCTGATGTGCCTGGACGCCCTGCACCGCACGGAGTCCTGCGGCGGCCACTTCCGTGAGGAGAGCGCGACGCCGGAGGGCGAGGCGGCGCGCAAGGACGAGGAGTTCGCCTACGCGGCGGCGTGGGAGTTCACGGGCACGGGCACCGCGCCCGTGCTCCACAAGGAAGAGCTGCGTTTCGAGTACGTCCACCCCATCCAGCGGAGTTACGCATGA
- a CDS encoding succinate dehydrogenase/fumarate reductase iron-sulfur subunit: protein MKLTLRIWRQAGPDSAGVMTRYEVTGISPDMSFLEMLDHLNEELILSGDEPVAFDHDCREGICGACGMVINGQAHGPERTTTCQLHMRHFQDGDTVDVEPWRASAFPVVKDLVVDRSAFDRVIGAGGYVSVPTGAAPEAHATPVPKPVADLAFEHAECIGCGACVAACPNGSAMLFTAAKVVHLNVLPQGAPERESRVLDMVGAMDDQSFGGCTNTGECATACPKGIPLSSIATMNREYLRATLKGGARRG, encoded by the coding sequence ATGAAACTCACCCTGCGCATCTGGCGCCAGGCCGGACCCGACTCCGCCGGTGTTATGACCCGTTACGAGGTCACGGGCATCTCCCCGGACATGTCCTTCCTGGAGATGCTCGACCACCTCAACGAGGAGCTGATCCTCTCCGGTGACGAGCCCGTCGCCTTCGACCACGACTGCCGTGAGGGCATCTGCGGCGCCTGCGGCATGGTCATCAACGGCCAGGCGCACGGTCCCGAGCGGACCACCACCTGCCAGCTCCACATGCGGCACTTCCAGGACGGCGACACGGTCGACGTCGAACCGTGGCGGGCGTCGGCCTTCCCGGTGGTCAAGGACCTGGTCGTCGACCGCTCGGCCTTCGACCGCGTCATCGGTGCCGGCGGCTATGTCTCGGTCCCCACCGGTGCCGCGCCCGAGGCCCATGCCACGCCCGTCCCGAAGCCCGTCGCGGACCTCGCCTTCGAGCACGCCGAGTGCATCGGCTGCGGCGCGTGCGTCGCGGCCTGCCCGAACGGCTCGGCGATGCTCTTCACGGCGGCGAAGGTGGTGCACCTGAACGTGCTCCCGCAGGGTGCCCCGGAGCGGGAGTCGCGCGTGCTGGACATGGTCGGCGCGATGGACGACCAGAGCTTCGGCGGCTGCACGAACACCGGCGAATGCGCGACGGCCTGCCCGAAGGGCATCCCGCTGTCGTCGATCGCGACGATGAACCGGGAGTACCTGCGGGCGACGCTCAAGGGCGGGGCACGGCGCGGGTGA
- a CDS encoding lipoprotein, whose product MRKLTWAAATAVLSVGMLTGCSSADGKSGDSAKASAGAAKETEKGTGQDSGKKDAGKTVGKKDSARIGTAGTACELPVSFEVAKGWKPAASSAEDARMLAKLNDRTSVTAACVVDAKPAGLLGNMRVWTAGRTDKSPRQVLDAFMAEEKRVSEQEFSETKVGGLTAAEVTYKESSPLLDEPSPQRALAVTTPKGTVVLHLTAFDGGEYKDMLPAYELAKKTLLPAS is encoded by the coding sequence ATGCGCAAACTCACGTGGGCTGCGGCGACCGCGGTGCTCTCGGTCGGCATGCTCACCGGCTGCTCGTCCGCTGACGGAAAGAGCGGCGACTCCGCCAAGGCCTCGGCCGGCGCGGCGAAGGAAACCGAGAAGGGCACCGGGCAGGACTCCGGGAAGAAGGACGCCGGAAAGACCGTCGGGAAGAAGGACTCGGCCCGGATCGGTACCGCCGGCACGGCCTGCGAGCTCCCGGTGTCGTTCGAGGTGGCGAAGGGGTGGAAGCCCGCGGCGTCGTCCGCCGAGGACGCCAGGATGCTGGCCAAGCTCAACGACCGCACGTCGGTCACGGCTGCCTGCGTGGTCGACGCCAAGCCGGCGGGCCTGCTCGGCAATATGCGGGTGTGGACCGCGGGGCGGACCGACAAGTCGCCGCGCCAGGTCCTGGACGCGTTCATGGCCGAGGAGAAGCGCGTCAGCGAGCAGGAATTCAGCGAGACCAAGGTCGGCGGCCTGACCGCCGCGGAGGTCACGTACAAGGAGTCGAGCCCGCTGCTGGACGAGCCGTCGCCGCAGCGCGCCCTCGCGGTGACGACCCCGAAGGGCACGGTCGTCCTGCACCTCACCGCGTTCGACGGCGGCGAGTACAAGGACATGCTCCCGGCCTACGAACTGGCCAAGAAGACCCTGCTCCCCGCCTCCTGA
- a CDS encoding aminoglycoside phosphotransferase family protein, giving the protein MANPNTLSKRAEEAVGLATRAGKRLGLRADDPRVLHDVFNVLVHLAPDPVVVRVPTLALASVAEQAAKQRHELAVAGWLADSGAPVVRPSPLVPREPVAFEGRSLTFWEFVSEADADGERTLEERFAEQTGWAARLHGLLAGYPGEPLPTLSPLVPALKPALAELAKRPQSLTTAELDRAEREYAVLEALVGDLPAYFPGARVQTLHGDSPSYNVLRTADGYVFNDFEDVTRGPVEWDLTLVGPRGIEAYERASGTRVDRALLDVMEGARMLQVVGALALVPRMPELGAMLEPVVEQWRARAPLSLPGLA; this is encoded by the coding sequence ATGGCGAACCCGAACACACTCAGCAAGCGTGCCGAGGAGGCCGTGGGCCTCGCGACCCGGGCCGGGAAGCGGCTCGGTCTGCGGGCGGACGACCCGCGCGTGCTGCACGACGTCTTCAACGTACTGGTTCATCTCGCGCCGGATCCGGTGGTGGTGCGCGTCCCGACGCTCGCGCTCGCGTCCGTGGCGGAGCAGGCGGCCAAGCAGCGCCACGAGCTCGCCGTGGCGGGGTGGCTGGCCGACAGCGGGGCCCCGGTCGTGCGGCCCAGTCCGCTGGTGCCGCGTGAACCCGTCGCGTTCGAGGGCAGGTCGCTGACGTTCTGGGAGTTCGTCAGTGAGGCGGACGCCGACGGGGAGCGGACACTGGAGGAACGCTTCGCCGAGCAGACGGGCTGGGCCGCCCGGTTGCACGGTCTGCTGGCCGGGTATCCCGGCGAGCCGCTGCCGACGCTGTCGCCCCTGGTGCCTGCCCTGAAGCCGGCGCTCGCCGAGCTGGCGAAGCGGCCGCAGTCGCTCACGACGGCGGAGCTGGACCGGGCCGAGCGGGAGTACGCGGTCCTCGAAGCGCTCGTGGGCGACCTTCCGGCGTACTTCCCCGGTGCCCGCGTGCAGACGCTGCACGGTGACTCGCCGTCCTACAACGTCCTGCGGACCGCCGACGGCTATGTGTTCAACGACTTCGAGGACGTCACGCGCGGGCCCGTGGAGTGGGACCTGACGCTCGTCGGCCCGCGCGGGATCGAGGCCTACGAGCGTGCGAGCGGCACCCGGGTGGACCGGGCCCTCCTGGACGTCATGGAGGGCGCGCGGATGCTCCAGGTGGTGGGTGCCCTGGCGCTCGTGCCGCGCATGCCGGAGCTCGGCGCGATGCTGGAGCCCGTCGTCGAGCAGTGGCGTGCCCGGGCCCCGCTGTCCCTGCCCGGCCTCGCCTGA